A window of Dromiciops gliroides isolate mDroGli1 chromosome X, mDroGli1.pri, whole genome shotgun sequence contains these coding sequences:
- the LOC122733908 gene encoding mortality factor 4-like protein 2: MASSTFEGRLGPNPPVFQEGETVLIFQGSKMRKAQCIWVTVEKEQIKYLVCYPSGSEISSARRGATVYPSAPLWRPPSAPTGPTPSGPWLWPSHSSSGSCCSKPMVLGRGDSRILDPLPVAPMLFFKKPLYPLVPHGWEYDWVLEGSVLRYSAAYMQRDRHAYLLLQIAAERKQQREHPHTSSWGSDHCNPGEGSTAGGTMVQPNPEIGRMRVQGRGSEPSKDRDVTPDPEKESMGRQEIQIHLPKVLRSLLVQDWELVTLEKKLVTIPARKTVDAILTEYATFQSNNQSIDKKCAISGLVSLIKEYFDMVLATQLLHKFERPQYAEILARYPNCQMSQLYGGAHLIRLFPQMASILTSTSLNESSLNVLLSHLQDFLAYLARDPSQLSVAATDYQLATEEYQKKAE, encoded by the coding sequence ATGGCCTCTTCCACGTTCGAGGGTAGGCTGGGCCCAAACCCACCCGTTTTCCAAGAGGGGGAGACCGTGCTGATTTTCCAAGGATCCAAGATGCGCAAGGCCCAGTGTATCTGGGTGACTGTTGAGAAGGAGCAAATCAAATATCTAGTCTGTTATCCATCTGGGAGTGAGATCAGTTCAGCCAGGAGAGGGGCTACGGTCTACCCGAGTGCTCCCCTCTGGCGGCCCCCATCAGCTCCGACCGGACCCACCCCAAGTGGTCCATGGTTGTGGCCTAGCCATAGCAGCAGTGGCAGTTGTTGCAGCAAGCCCATGGTCCTGGGAAGGGGGGATAGCAGAATCCTAGACCCGCTGCCTGTTGCCCCTATGTTATTCTTCAAAAAGCCACTTTACCCACTTGTCCCCCATGGCTGGGAATATGACTGGGTGCTCGAGGGCAGTGTACTTCGCTACTCTGCTGCCTACATGCAGAGGGACAGACATGCCTATCTCCTCCTCCAGATAGCTGCTGAGAGGAAACAACAGCGGGAACACCCACATACCTCCTCCTGGGGTAGCGACCATTGCAACCCAGGCGAAGGCAGTACCGCTGGGGGCACAATGGTGCAACCCAACCCGGAGATAGGTAGGATGCGCGTTCAAGGGAGAGGAAGTGAGCCATCGAAAGACAGAGATGTTACCCCGGACCCAGAAAAAGAATCCATGGGCAGGCAGGAAATCCAGATCCACCTACCCAAGGTCCTGAGGTCCCTACTCGTGCAGGATTGGGAGCTGGTGACCCTCGAGAAGAAGCTGGTCACCATACCGGCCAGGAAGACCGTTGACGCCATCCTGACCGAGTATGCCACCTTCCAGTCAAACAACCAATCCATTGACAAGAAGTGTGCCATCAGTGGACTAGTGTCTTTGATCAAAGAGTACTTCGACATGGTGCtggccacccagctgctccacaAGTTCGAGAGACCTCAGTATGCCGAGATCCTGGCCCGTTATCCCAACTGTCAGATGTCCCAGCTCTATGGAGGTGCCCACCTGATCCGCCTCTTCCCTCAGATGGCCTCCATTCTCACTTCCACATCTCTGAATGAAAGCAGCCTCAATGTGCTCTTGAGTCACTTGCAAGATTTCCTGGCATATCTGGCCAGAGATCCTTCTCAGCTATCTGTAGCAGCCACTGATTACCAGCTGGCCACTGAGGAGTACCAGAAAAAAGCTGAGTAA